In Populus trichocarpa isolate Nisqually-1 chromosome 12, P.trichocarpa_v4.1, whole genome shotgun sequence, a genomic segment contains:
- the LOC7484752 gene encoding uncharacterized protein LOC7484752, which translates to MAVTAPPLSSAAYFRGLNRPHFHTSKSRFGLQSPAKQLALTIVAMAPKKKVNKFDESWKKQWYGAGIFFEGSEEIEFDVFKKLEKRKVLSNVEKAGLLSKAEELGFTLSSIEKLGVFSKAEELGLLSLLEKTASFSPSTLASAALPIMVAAVVAIVVIPDDSAGLVAVQAVLAGALGVGAAGLLVGSVVLDSLQEAD; encoded by the exons ATGGCGGTGACGGCACCACCATTATCTTCTGCTGCTTATTTTCGAGGACTAAATCGCCCCCATTTCCACACCTCCAAGTCCCGCTTTGGCCTCCAGTCACCCGCCAAACAGCTGGCCCTTACAATCGTTGCCATGGCTCCCAAAAAGAAG GTAAACAAGTTTGATGAGAGCTGGAAGAAACAATGGTACGGTGCAGGGATCTTTTTCGAAGGCAGTGAAGAAATCGAATTTGACGTCTTCAAAAAGCTCGAGAAACGTAAAGTCCTTAGCAACGTAGAAAAAGCAGGACTCTTATCTAAAGCCGAGGAGTTGGGGTTCACTTTATCGTCAATAGAGAAATTGGGTGTGTTTTCTAAGGCTGAAGAGCTGGGCTTGTTGAGTCTGTTGGAGAAAACGGCAAGCTTTTCGCCGTCTACGTTGGCCTCGGCTGCGCTGCCCATAATGGTGGCAGCAGTGGTGGCGATTGTCGTTATACCTGATGACTCGGCAGGGCTGGTGGCCGTACAAGCTGTGTTGGCAGGGGCACTTGGGGTTGGTGCTGCCGGCTTGCTGGTTGGGTCTGTTGTTCTTGATAGTTTACAAGAAGCTGATtga